One genomic region from Onychostoma macrolepis isolate SWU-2019 chromosome 23, ASM1243209v1, whole genome shotgun sequence encodes:
- the kif1b gene encoding kinesin-like protein KIF1B isoform X6: MSGASVKVAVRVRPFNSRETSKDSKCIIQMQGNSTTILNPKNPKEPPKSFSFDYSYWSHTSPDDPSFASQSLVYNDIGKEMLQHAFEGYNVCIFAYGQTGAGKSYTMMGKQEEGQEGIIPLLCEDLFEKINDNNNEEISYSVEVAYMEIYCERVRDLLNPKNKGNLRVREHPLLGPYVEDLSKLAVTSYTDIADLMDAGNKARTVAATNMNETSSRSHAVFTIVFTQRKYDSETDLSTEKVSKISLVDLAGSERADSTGAKGTRLKEGANINKSLTTLGKVISALAEVSKKKKKTDFIPYRDSVLTWLLRENLGGNSRTAMVAALSPADINYDETLSTLRYADRAKQIKCNAVINEDPNAKLVRELKDEVTRLKDLLRAQGLGDILDTPMGCLTASPSSGSLCSQVGLQSVSSIQERIMSTPGGEEAIERLKESEKIIAELNETWEEKLRKTEAIRMEREALLAEMGVAIREDGGTLGVFSPKKTPHLVNLNEDPLMSECLLYYIKDGITRVGQADAERRQDIVLSGAHIKEEHCIFRSERNANGDVIVTLEPCEGSETYVNGKRVNSAVQLRSGNRIIMGKNHVFRFNHPEQARAEREKTPTAETPVEPVDWTFAQRELLEKQGIDMKQEMEKRLTEMEILYKKEKEEADQLLEQQRLVYESKLQELQKQVETRSLAAETPDEEEEEEEEDEVPWTQHEYELAQWAFRKWRYHQFTSLRDQLWGNAVYLKEANAISVELKKKVQFQFVLLTDTLYSPLPPELLPPEPEKERDTRPFPRTVVAVEVQDLKNGATHYWSLEKLKQRLDQMREMYDRAGEMASSNQSEDVEGALTGSDPFYDRFHWFKLVGRAFVYLSNLLYPVPLVHRVAIVTEKGEVRGFLRVGVQAIAADEEAPDYGSGVRQSGTAKISFDNEYFKKSDFSSVVMTRSGLSLEELRIVEGQGQSSEVITPSEEMNRINDMDLKLGNVDTKLGDGLAEHLEVGSIFTFRVTVLQASGIPPEYADIFCQFNFLHRHDEAFSTEPLKNTGKGAPLGFYHVQNISVEVTESFIEYIKTKPIVFEVFGHYQQHPLHIHGQEVVSPSQPSRKYYPPPMPLSKPVPATKLNTITKSNLGQCVSKYDLLAWFEISELEPTGDYIPAVVDHTGGLPCHGTYLLHQGIQRRITVTLIHEKGSELHWKDVRELVVGRIRNKPEVDDSAADAVLSLNIISAKNLKSSHNSSRTFYRFEAVWDSSLHNSLLLNRVTPYGEKIYMTLSAYLELDHCIQPAIITKDICMVFYSRDAKISPPRSLRNLFGSGYSKTPDCNKVTGIYELSLCKIADTGSPGMQRRRRKVLDTSVAYVRGEENLAGWRPRGDSLILEHQWELEKLEQLHEVEKTRHLLLLREKLGETPPPKCLSDSLSPSLSSGTLSTSTSISSQISSTTFESAITPSESSGYDSTDIESLVDREKELATKCLRLLTHTFNSEYNQMCNSISDCKLSDISPMGRDPSVTSFSSATLTPSSTCPSLSDSRTPEANSRATSPSCSDYENFPMVPILETSYLARAGKHEFLNLVPDIEEMRPGSVVSKKGFLSFMEPRSNSWVKHFVVVRRPYVFIYNNDKDPVERGVLNLSTAQVEYSEDQQAMLKTPNTFAVCTKHRGILLQANNDKDMNDWLYAFNPLLAGTIRSKLARRRSSLMKN; encoded by the exons CTATTTTGAACCCCAAGAACCCAAAGGAACCACCCAAATCCTTCAGCTTCGACTACTCGTACTGGTCTCACACCTCA CCGGATGACCCCAGCTTTGCGTCACAAAGCCTTGTGTACAATGACATCGGGAAGGAGATGTTGCAGCATGCTTTTGAGGGATATAACGTATGTATATTCGCCTACGGACAGACCGGAGCTGGCAAGTCCTACACCATGATGGGAAAGCAAGAGGAAGGACAGGAAGGCATTATTCCTCTG CTCTGTGAAGATCTCTTTGAGAAAATCAATGACAATAACAATGAGGAGATCTCGTACTCGGTGGAG GTGGCTTATATGGAGATATACTGTGAGCGAGTGAGGGACCTGCTAAACCCTAAGAATAAAGGGAACCTGCGTGTCAGGGAACATCCTCTACTTGGGCCGTATGTTGAAGACCTGTCAAAACTGGCCGTCACCTCTTACACAGACATAGCTGACCTCATGGATGCTGGTAACAAAGCCAG AACTGTTGCCGCCACCAACATGAATGAGACGAGCAGCCGCTCTCATGCAGTATTCACTATTGTTTTCACCCAGAGGAAGTATGACAGTGAGACAGATCTGTCCACAGAGAAG GTCAGCAAAATCAGCCTGGTGGATCTGGCAGGAAGTGAGCGTGCTGACTCAACAGGGGCCAAAGGAACCAGACTGAAG GAGGGAGCAAACATCAATAAATCTCTAACTACACTAGGAAAGGTTATTTCAGCCCTAGCTGAGGTG agcaagaagaaaaagaagacaGACTTCATTCCTTACCGAGACTCAGTGTTGACATGGCTGCTAAGAGAGAATTTAG GAGGGAACTCAAGGACAGCGATGGTGGCCGCCCTGAGTCCTGCTGACATTAACTACGATGAAACTCTCAGCACACTCCG ATATGCAGACAGAGCCAAGCAGATCAAGTGCAACGCAGTCATCAACGAGGACCCGAACGCCAAACTGGTGCGGGAGCTGAAGGACGAGGTGACACGTCTAAAGGATCTGCTCCGTGCCCAGGGCCTTGGGGACATTCTGGACA CACCTATGGGCTGCCTGACAGCCTCTCCGTCCTCAGGCTCTCTGTGCAGCCAGGTAGGGCTCCAGTCCGTCTCAAGCATCCAGGAGCGCATCATGTCCACGCCGGGCGGAGAAGAGGCCATCGAGAGGCTGAAG GAGTCAGAGAAGATCATAGCCGAGCTGAATGAGACCTGGGAGGAGAAGCTGAGGAAGACTGAGGCCATCCGTATGGAGAG AGAGGCGCTGCTGGCAGAGATGGGAGTGGCCATACGGGAGGATGGGGGAACCCTGGGTGTCTTCTCTCCTAAAAAG ACCCCTCACCTGGTGAACCTGAACGAGGATCCTTTGATGTCAGAATGTCTGCTTTATTATATAAAAGATGGAATAACAAG GGTGGGCCAGGCAGATGCAGAAAGAAGACAGGATATTGTTCTAAGCGGAGCGCACATCAAAGAGGAGCACTGTATTTTCCGCAGTGAGAGGAATGCCAACGGAGATG TGATTGTCACGTTGGAGCCATGTGAAGGATCCGAAACATATGTGAACGGAAAACGTGTGAATTCTGCAGTCCAACTGCGCTCAG GTAACCGCATTATCATGGGAAAGAACCATGTGTTCCGGTTTAACCATCCTGAGCAGGCTCGCGCTGAGCGTGAGAAGACCCCCACAGCAGAGACCCCCGTAGAGCCAGTGGACTGGACCTTCGCCCAAAGAGAACTGCTGGAGAAACAGGGTATCGACATGAAGCAAGAGATGGAGAAACG GCTTACAGAAATGGAGATCCTGTACAAAAAAGAGAAGGAAGAAGCGGACCAGCTGCTTGAGCAACAGAGACTG GTATATGAGAGTAAACTGCAAGAGCTGCAGAAACAGGTGGAGACTCGCTCACTGGCTGCAGAGACCCCAgatgaagaggaagaagaagaggaagaggatgaag TGCCCTGGACCCAGCATGAGTATGAGCTGGCCCAGTGGGCTTTCAGGAAGTGGAGATACCACCAGTTCACCTCTCTCAGAGACCAACTGTGGGGCAACGCTGTATACCTCAAAGAAGCCAATGCCATCAGTGTGGAGCTCAAGAAAAAG GTCCAGTTCCAGTTTGTCTTACTCACGGACACCCTCTACTCTCCACTGCCCCCGGAGCTGCTGCCTCCAGAACCAGAGAAAGAGCGTGACACCAGGCCTTTCCCTCGAACAGTGGTGGCTGTGGAGGTTCAGGACTTGAAGAACGGAGCCACTCACTATTGGTCCCTGGAGAAACTCAA GCAGAGGCTGGACCAGATGCGAGAGATGTATGACCGTGCAGGCGAGATGGCCTCGTCCAATCAGAGTGAGGATGTGGAGGGTGCTTTGACCGGCAGTGACCCGTTCTATGACCGCTTCCATTGGTTCAAGCTGGTTGGGAG AGCCTTCGTGTACCTGAGTAACCTGCTGTATCCTGTGCCTCTGGTGCACCGTGTCGCTATAGTAACAGAGAAAGGAGAGGTGCGAGGATTCCTGCGAGTGGGGGTCCAAGCCATCGCTG ctGACGAAGAGGCTCCTGATTATGGATCTGGTGTGCGTCAGTCGGGCACTGCTAAGATTTCTTTCGACAATGAGTATTTTAAAAAG AGTGATTTCTCCTCCGTGGTCATGACCCGCTCTGGCCTCTCTTTGGAAGAGCTGCGTATTGTGGAAGGTCAAGGTCAGAGTTCGGAGGTCATCACCCCTTCAGAAGAAATGAACAGAATAAATGACATGG ACTTGAAGCTTGGGAACGTGGACACAAAACTGGGTGACGGCTTGGCAGAGCATCTGGAAGTGGGCAGTATTTTCACTTTCCGCGTCACTGTTCTGCAGGCGAGCGGCATCCCGCCCGAGTACGCAGATATCTTCTGCCAGTTCAA TTTTCTCCATCGTCACGATGAGGCGTTCAGCACAGAGCCCCTGAAGAACACAGGCAAAGGTGCCCCGCTGGGCTTTTACCACGTACAGAAT ATCTCAGTGGAGGTGACGGAGTCCTTTATTGAGTACATAAAGACCAAGCCAATTGTGTTTGAAGTGTTTGGCCATTACCAACAGCACCCACTGCATATTCATGGGCAGGAAGTTGTCAG CCCTTCTCAGCCTTCCAGAAAGTACTACCCCCCACCTATGCCTTTGTCTAAACCAG TGCCAGCCACCAAACTGAACACCATTACCAAGTCTAACCTGGGTCAGTGTGTGAGCAAGTATGACCTGCTGGCCTGGTTCGAGATCAGTGAACTGGAGCCCACTGGAGA TTACATCCCAGCAGTAGTAGATCACACAGGAGGTCTTCCCTGTCATGGCACGTACCTTTTGCACCAG GGCATTCAGCGTAGAATAACAGTCACTCTGATCCATGAGAAGGGCAGTGAGCTGCATTGGAAGGACGTCAGAGAGCTGGTGGTTG GTCGAATTAGAAATAAGCCAGAAGTGGATGATTCAGCTGCAGACGCAGTCCTGTCTCTCAACATCATCTCAGCTAAAAACTTGAAATCTTCTCACAACTCCAGCAG GACGTTCTACCGGTTCGAGGCTGTCTGGGACAGCTCCCTGCACAACTCTCTCCTGCTGAACCGTGTCACTCCCTACGGAGAGAAGATTTACATGACCCTGTCAGCCTATCTGGAG CTTGATCACTGCATCCAGCCTGCCATCATTACCAAGGACATCTGCATGGTCTTCTACTCCCGAGATGCTAAGATCTCTCCTCCACGCTCCCTGAGGAACCTATTCGGCAGTGGTTACTCCAAAACCCCtgactg TAATAAAGTGACTGGAATCTATGAGCTTAGCTTATGCAAAATAGCTGACACAGGAAGCCCAG GTATGCAGCGACGGAGACGAAAGGTTCTGGATACATCTGTGGCCTATGTGCGTGGAGAGGAGAACCTGGCAGGCTGGAGACCCAGAGGAGACAGTCTGATCCTGGAGCACCAGTGGGAGCTGGAGAAACTCGAGCAGTTGCATGAG GTGGAGAAGACACGTCACCTGCTGCTGCTCCGTGAGAAACTGGGTGAGACGCCGCCTCCTAAATGCCTGAGCGACTCTCTGTCTCCCAGTCTGAGCAGCGGCACCCTCAGCACCTCCACCAGCATCTCCTCCCAGATCTCCTCCACCACCTTTGAGAGCGCCATCACGCCCAGTGAGAGCAGCGGATACGACTCCACAGACATCGAGAGCTTGGTAGACCGTGAGAAGGAGCTGGCCACTAAG TGCCTCCGTCTCCTGACACACACTTTCAACAGTGAATACAACCAGATGTGCAACAGCATCAGTGACTGCAAG TTGTCGGATATCTCTCCTATGGGCCGTGATCCATCCGTCACCAGTTTCAGCAGTGCTACGCTCACACCCTCCTCCACCTGCCCCTCTTTGTCAGACTCTCG GACCCCTGAAGCTAACTCTCGTGCCACTAGCCCCTCATGCTCAGACTATGAGAACTTCCCCATGGTGCCCATTCTAGAAACGTCCTACCTGGCCCGCGCCGGCAAACACGAGTTCCTCAACCTTGTGCCTGATATTGAGGAAATGAGACCTGG GTCTGTGGTATCTAAGAAGGGATTCCTCAGTTTCATGGAGCCCCGCTCCAACTCCTGGGTAAAGCACTTTGTGGTGGTTCGTCGGCCATACGTGTTCATCTACAACAACGACAAGGACCCAGTAGAGAGGGGAGTGCTGAATTTATCCACTGCCCAGGTGGAATACAGTGAAGACCAGCAGGCCATGCTCAAG ACGCCTAATACATTCGCTGTGTGCACCAAGCACAGAGGGATCCTCCTCCAGGCCAACAATGACAAAGACATGAACGACTGGCTGTATGCCTTTAACCCACTGCTAGCAGGAACAATAAG
- the kif1b gene encoding kinesin-like protein KIF1B isoform X7, whose translation MSGASVKVAVRVRPFNSRETSKDSKCIIQMQGNSTTILNPKNPKEPPKSFSFDYSYWSHTSPDDPSFASQSLVYNDIGKEMLQHAFEGYNVCIFAYGQTGAGKSYTMMGKQEEGQEGIIPLLCEDLFEKINDNNNEEISYSVEVAYMEIYCERVRDLLNPKNKGNLRVREHPLLGPYVEDLSKLAVTSYTDIADLMDAGNKARTVAATNMNETSSRSHAVFTIVFTQRKYDSETDLSTEKVSKISLVDLAGSERADSTGAKGTRLKEGANINKSLTTLGKVISALAEVSKKKKKTDFIPYRDSVLTWLLRENLGGNSRTAMVAALSPADINYDETLSTLRYADRAKQIKCNAVINEDPNAKLVRELKDEVTRLKDLLRAQGLGDILDTPMGCLTASPSSGSLCSQVGLQSVSSIQERIMSTPGGEEAIERLKESEKIIAELNETWEEKLRKTEAIRMEREALLAEMGVAIREDGGTLGVFSPKKTPHLVNLNEDPLMSECLLYYIKDGITRVGQADAERRQDIVLSGAHIKEEHCIFRSERNANGDVIVTLEPCEGSETYVNGKRVNSAVQLRSGNRIIMGKNHVFRFNHPEQARAEREKTPTAETPVEPVDWTFAQRELLEKQGIDMKQEMEKRLTEMEILYKKEKEEADQLLEQQRLDGDSDSGDDSDKRSCEESWRLITSLREKLPPSKLQTIVKKCGLPSSGKRREPVKMYQIPQRRRLTKDSKWVTISDLKIQAVKEICYEVALNDFHHTRQEIEALAIVKMKELCATYNKKDPNERDSWRAVARDVWDTVGVGDERIEDVITNGRGINDMDDLKVHIDKLEDILQEVKKQNNMKDEEIRALRNKMLKMEQVIPLISNESHEKNARSAPMRARSSSEGKALEEKPNGEQSDEQVSTMMDDETSFRRGRMRWMRQEQVRLKNLQQQEISKQLRRQNGPHRFIPPEDRKLRFPFKSNPKHRNSWTPGTHIIITDEQVIELKVPKEAVQEEEDSKVEAAEPREQVMPIIHTYPTLPSPTGQRRSKDLEQGLSHRHNQSHKLHERGRSNSFNSSQRASDSMESLNSGNRKPPHPQQSYYQPRYNQNQHHYPQQQHPQFCYYNTDASNTYQQYPPNQQPSHHNNFYTPPRMRRQMSAPNLKGSRETTV comes from the exons CTATTTTGAACCCCAAGAACCCAAAGGAACCACCCAAATCCTTCAGCTTCGACTACTCGTACTGGTCTCACACCTCA CCGGATGACCCCAGCTTTGCGTCACAAAGCCTTGTGTACAATGACATCGGGAAGGAGATGTTGCAGCATGCTTTTGAGGGATATAACGTATGTATATTCGCCTACGGACAGACCGGAGCTGGCAAGTCCTACACCATGATGGGAAAGCAAGAGGAAGGACAGGAAGGCATTATTCCTCTG CTCTGTGAAGATCTCTTTGAGAAAATCAATGACAATAACAATGAGGAGATCTCGTACTCGGTGGAG GTGGCTTATATGGAGATATACTGTGAGCGAGTGAGGGACCTGCTAAACCCTAAGAATAAAGGGAACCTGCGTGTCAGGGAACATCCTCTACTTGGGCCGTATGTTGAAGACCTGTCAAAACTGGCCGTCACCTCTTACACAGACATAGCTGACCTCATGGATGCTGGTAACAAAGCCAG AACTGTTGCCGCCACCAACATGAATGAGACGAGCAGCCGCTCTCATGCAGTATTCACTATTGTTTTCACCCAGAGGAAGTATGACAGTGAGACAGATCTGTCCACAGAGAAG GTCAGCAAAATCAGCCTGGTGGATCTGGCAGGAAGTGAGCGTGCTGACTCAACAGGGGCCAAAGGAACCAGACTGAAG GAGGGAGCAAACATCAATAAATCTCTAACTACACTAGGAAAGGTTATTTCAGCCCTAGCTGAGGTG agcaagaagaaaaagaagacaGACTTCATTCCTTACCGAGACTCAGTGTTGACATGGCTGCTAAGAGAGAATTTAG GAGGGAACTCAAGGACAGCGATGGTGGCCGCCCTGAGTCCTGCTGACATTAACTACGATGAAACTCTCAGCACACTCCG ATATGCAGACAGAGCCAAGCAGATCAAGTGCAACGCAGTCATCAACGAGGACCCGAACGCCAAACTGGTGCGGGAGCTGAAGGACGAGGTGACACGTCTAAAGGATCTGCTCCGTGCCCAGGGCCTTGGGGACATTCTGGACA CACCTATGGGCTGCCTGACAGCCTCTCCGTCCTCAGGCTCTCTGTGCAGCCAGGTAGGGCTCCAGTCCGTCTCAAGCATCCAGGAGCGCATCATGTCCACGCCGGGCGGAGAAGAGGCCATCGAGAGGCTGAAG GAGTCAGAGAAGATCATAGCCGAGCTGAATGAGACCTGGGAGGAGAAGCTGAGGAAGACTGAGGCCATCCGTATGGAGAG AGAGGCGCTGCTGGCAGAGATGGGAGTGGCCATACGGGAGGATGGGGGAACCCTGGGTGTCTTCTCTCCTAAAAAG ACCCCTCACCTGGTGAACCTGAACGAGGATCCTTTGATGTCAGAATGTCTGCTTTATTATATAAAAGATGGAATAACAAG GGTGGGCCAGGCAGATGCAGAAAGAAGACAGGATATTGTTCTAAGCGGAGCGCACATCAAAGAGGAGCACTGTATTTTCCGCAGTGAGAGGAATGCCAACGGAGATG TGATTGTCACGTTGGAGCCATGTGAAGGATCCGAAACATATGTGAACGGAAAACGTGTGAATTCTGCAGTCCAACTGCGCTCAG GTAACCGCATTATCATGGGAAAGAACCATGTGTTCCGGTTTAACCATCCTGAGCAGGCTCGCGCTGAGCGTGAGAAGACCCCCACAGCAGAGACCCCCGTAGAGCCAGTGGACTGGACCTTCGCCCAAAGAGAACTGCTGGAGAAACAGGGTATCGACATGAAGCAAGAGATGGAGAAACG GCTTACAGAAATGGAGATCCTGTACAAAAAAGAGAAGGAAGAAGCGGACCAGCTGCTTGAGCAACAGAGACTG GATGGAGACTCTGATAGTGGCGATGACTCTGATAAGAGGTCGTGCGAGGAGAGCTGGAGACTCATCACTTCACTTCGGGAGAAACTTCCTCCCAGCAAGCTCCAAACCATAGTCAAAAAGTGTGGCTTACCCAGCAGTGGTAAAAGACGAGAGCCTGTCAAAATGTACCAGATCCCTCAGCGTCGTCGCCTTACAAAGGACTCCAAATGGGTGACTATCTCTGATCTGAAGATCCAGGCAGTCAAAGAAATTTGCTATGAGGTGGCTCTGAACGATTTCCATCACACCCGTCAAGAGATTGAGGCTCTGGCCATAGTAAAAATGAAAGAGCTTTGTGCTACCTACAACAAGAAAGACCCGAATGAACGCGATTCTTGGAGAGCTGTGGCTCGAGATGTCTGGGACACTGTAGGGGTCGGGGACGAACGAATCGAAGACGTCATAACCAACGGCCGAGGAATAAATGACATGGATGACCTAAAAGTGCACATTGACAAACTGGAAGACATCCTGCAAGAGGTGAAAAAGCAGAACAACATGAAGGATGAAGAGATTAGAGCTCTCCGGAATAAGATGTTGAAGATGGAGCAAGTGATTCCACTCATTTCCAACGAGTCTCATGAGAAGAACGCTCGCAGTGCACCCATGAGAGCCCGCAGTTCCAGTGAGGGCAAAGCTCTTGAGGAGAAACCCAACGGCGAACAGTCAGACGAGCAGGTGTCTACAATGATGGATGATGAAACTTCGTTCCGACGTGGACGTATGCGTTGGATGCGACAAGAGCAGGTACGCCTCAAGAACCTCCAGCAACAGGAGATTTCCAAGCAGCTCCGGAGACAAAACGGACCTCACCGCTTCATCCCACCTGAAGACCGCAAGCTACGCTTCCCCTTCAAGAGTAACCCCAAACATCGCAACTCCTGGACCCCTGGCACTCATATCATTATCACAGATGAACAGGTGATTGAGTTGAAAGTTCCCAAAGAAGCAGTCCAGGAAGAGGAAGACAGCAAAGTGGAGGCTGCAGAGCCCAGAGAACAAGTGATGCCCATCATCCACACCTACCCTACTCTTCCTAGTCCCACGGGTCAACGTAGAAGCAAAGATTTAGAGCAAGGCCTGAGTCATAGACACAATCAAAGCCACAAACTCCATGAACGAGGTCGTAGTAACTCCTTCAACAGTAGCCAGCGTGCCTCTGACTCTATGGAGTCCCTCAATTCTGGGAACAGGAAGCCCCCTCACCCTCAACAGTCCTATTACCAGCCACGCTACAACCAAAACCAGCATCATTATCCACAACAACAGCATCCACAGTTCTGTTATTACAATACTGATGCCAGCAACACCTACCAGCAGTACCCACCTAATCAGCAGCCGAGCCACCACAACAATTTTTACACGCCACCTCGTATGCGTAGGCAAATGTCTGCCCCCAATTTGAAGGGCAGTCGAGAAACCACAGTGTGA